The following proteins are co-located in the Paludibaculum fermentans genome:
- a CDS encoding BON domain-containing protein: protein MKALTPYSFLLALALAGALTGCATQSTKAADVTDSVRASLDTAGFKDVSVKEDQAKGVVTLGGHVTQDADKAQAESIAKSLAGAQVVSNQIEVIPVGVESDAKKVNSDLDKAIEHNLDAALIQAKLHDNVKYSVKNHVVTLSGEVTSQAARTQAQDLAAAVLNVQQVVNELQVKAQKASSTK from the coding sequence ATGAAAGCTCTCACTCCGTACTCGTTTCTCCTGGCACTGGCGCTGGCGGGGGCACTGACAGGCTGCGCAACCCAATCCACGAAAGCGGCGGACGTTACCGACAGCGTTCGCGCCTCGCTGGACACAGCGGGTTTTAAAGACGTCTCGGTCAAAGAGGATCAGGCCAAGGGCGTTGTCACTTTGGGCGGACATGTCACCCAGGACGCTGACAAAGCGCAGGCGGAGTCCATTGCGAAGTCCCTGGCTGGTGCCCAGGTTGTGTCGAACCAAATCGAAGTCATTCCGGTTGGCGTCGAGAGTGACGCCAAGAAGGTGAACTCCGATCTCGACAAGGCCATTGAACACAATCTGGATGCGGCGCTGATCCAGGCGAAGCTTCATGACAACGTGAAGTACTCGGTCAAGAATCACGTCGTCACCCTAAGCGGCGAAGTCACGTCCCAGGCGGCCCGCACACAGGCCCAGGATCTAGCCGCCGCGGTACTGAACGTGCAGCAGGTAGTCAACGAACTACAGGTCAAAGCCCAGAAAGCCAGTTCGACAAAGTGA
- a CDS encoding NRAMP family divalent metal transporter, whose product MLKRTSTAVRTAFVLRGRFRRFFSDLGPGLITGAADDDPSGISTYSVAGAAFGYAPLWTAIFSFPLMAAVQVMCARLGMVTGLGLASVIRTRYPRWALWGACVLLLVANVVNIAADLGGMADVTELLTGVRAFYWTPVYAVLLVGLLFWTSYRTIVRIFKWLTVALFAYIGAALLSHPDWPAVLKATLVPHIEWTGAYWATLVGILGTTISPYLFFWQAAQEVEEEIALGRATVKEREGATRKDLKKSRNDVLTGMFFSNLVMYFIILTSAATLHAHGKTSISSAHDAAEALRPLAGDGAYWLFSLGLIGAGMLGVPVLAGSCAYAIAEAADWVGSLEVHPPLAHGFYAVIAIAMALGLGLDYAGLDAVRMLFWAAVVNGTLAPPLLILVVLLTSRKDVMGEHRNGPALRWLGWLCVAVMLLAILIMIVTSVTG is encoded by the coding sequence GTGTTGAAACGGACCTCCACCGCGGTCAGGACCGCGTTTGTCCTGCGCGGGCGTTTTCGCCGCTTCTTTTCAGACCTGGGTCCCGGCCTGATTACAGGCGCCGCGGACGACGATCCGTCCGGCATCTCAACATACTCCGTGGCGGGTGCCGCGTTCGGCTATGCGCCGCTCTGGACCGCTATCTTCTCCTTTCCCCTGATGGCCGCGGTGCAGGTGATGTGCGCGCGCCTCGGTATGGTGACGGGGCTCGGACTGGCCAGCGTCATCCGAACCCGCTACCCGCGTTGGGCTCTATGGGGCGCCTGTGTGCTGCTGCTGGTGGCCAATGTCGTCAACATTGCCGCCGACCTGGGCGGCATGGCAGACGTCACCGAGTTGCTCACCGGAGTGCGTGCGTTCTATTGGACGCCGGTTTATGCCGTCCTGCTGGTGGGCCTGCTCTTCTGGACCAGCTACCGCACCATCGTCCGCATCTTTAAGTGGCTGACGGTGGCCCTGTTCGCCTACATTGGAGCGGCTCTCCTGTCGCACCCGGACTGGCCTGCCGTACTGAAGGCGACCCTGGTTCCTCACATCGAATGGACCGGAGCCTACTGGGCGACCCTGGTCGGCATCCTGGGTACCACCATCTCCCCTTATCTCTTTTTCTGGCAGGCCGCCCAGGAGGTGGAGGAAGAGATTGCGCTGGGGCGAGCCACGGTCAAGGAACGCGAGGGTGCGACGCGCAAGGATCTCAAGAAGTCCCGCAACGATGTACTCACCGGCATGTTCTTCTCGAACCTCGTGATGTACTTCATCATTCTGACCTCGGCCGCCACTCTGCATGCGCATGGCAAGACATCCATCTCCAGCGCTCATGATGCCGCGGAAGCTCTGCGGCCGCTGGCTGGGGACGGGGCATACTGGCTCTTCAGCCTGGGATTGATTGGTGCCGGTATGCTGGGCGTGCCCGTACTGGCCGGTTCGTGCGCTTACGCGATTGCGGAGGCGGCCGACTGGGTAGGCTCGCTCGAAGTGCACCCACCTCTGGCGCATGGTTTCTATGCGGTCATCGCCATCGCAATGGCCCTTGGCCTCGGCCTCGACTACGCCGGCCTCGATGCCGTCAGAATGCTCTTCTGGGCGGCTGTGGTGAACGGGACTCTGGCTCCGCCTCTGCTCATCCTCGTCGTACTCCTCACCAGCCGGAAGGATGTAATGGGGGAGCACCGCAACGGGCCGGCACTCCGATGGCTGGGCTGGCTTTGTGTCGCAGTCATGCTGCTGGCCATCCTGATCATGATCGTGACCTCTGTGACCGGATAA
- the dps gene encoding DNA starvation/stationary phase protection protein Dps: MHQTQTVLLPFPTRIDLPEAEREPMVELLNARLADTADLYSQIKQAHWNVKGPNFFQLHTLFDQLAGEIFPFIDLIAERATALGGVATGTVRMAAGSSTLPEYPLDAVDGQRHVAALIDRYALYTASIRKAIDVADENRDRSSADLFTEVSRTADKQLWFLEAHVQF; the protein is encoded by the coding sequence ATGCATCAAACACAGACTGTTTTACTGCCGTTTCCCACGCGAATCGACCTGCCGGAAGCCGAGCGGGAACCCATGGTTGAACTGCTCAACGCCCGTCTCGCGGACACTGCCGATCTCTATTCGCAGATCAAGCAGGCGCACTGGAATGTGAAGGGTCCCAACTTCTTCCAGTTGCACACTCTGTTCGATCAGCTGGCCGGGGAGATCTTCCCGTTCATCGACCTCATCGCTGAGCGCGCTACCGCGCTGGGTGGAGTGGCCACCGGGACGGTGCGCATGGCCGCAGGGAGTTCGACCTTGCCCGAGTATCCACTGGATGCAGTCGACGGGCAACGCCATGTGGCGGCACTGATCGACCGGTACGCCCTGTACACCGCCTCGATCCGAAAGGCCATCGATGTGGCCGACGAGAATCGTGACAGATCGTCAGCCGATCTCTTCACCGAGGTTTCCAGAACGGCCGACAAGCAGTTGTGGTTCCTGGAAGCCCACGTTCAGTTCTAG
- a CDS encoding DUF2934 domain-containing protein gives MSPFLAKLPPPATVDRESAGWRKTWILAFAWVCAATPAGGRLLCWTAGASLDTAPTDLNSKGPIRHNNDTMAVVTSVAAANGKWPIRRSGCKSGANIPAARIQVSGPTADSADTRRGPGLGNWQSRSQASKASGAFAWDPETTFESRHGGITADDCRIAALIGSVYHGNAYGKIAVRDASGERNADFKVIARGHVTGFRHRPRITLEDGAFSRPFPQRKLSRQPNSAIGFLGAGDQKQPTSGRRKALATGPPRAAARSMNEPKRIAEERRDLAEHTHLNGAEHRGSNDHLTGQQTSRHKPEHSTTAYLQAQWENRISWMEYGVSEVSRELREEDIAAFAYELWQLRGCPEGSPQEDWYRAVTALNSRTQTH, from the coding sequence ATGAGTCCCTTCCTGGCGAAACTGCCCCCTCCAGCAACGGTCGACCGCGAATCCGCGGGCTGGCGGAAGACCTGGATCCTGGCATTTGCCTGGGTTTGTGCCGCAACTCCAGCCGGTGGCAGGCTGTTGTGCTGGACGGCTGGTGCGAGCCTCGATACTGCGCCAACGGACTTAAATTCCAAAGGACCCATCAGGCACAACAACGACACCATGGCCGTTGTGACCAGCGTTGCTGCCGCAAATGGAAAGTGGCCCATACGCCGTTCTGGCTGCAAGTCGGGGGCCAACATTCCGGCTGCCCGGATCCAAGTGTCCGGCCCCACGGCCGATTCGGCAGATACACGCCGGGGGCCCGGCCTGGGAAACTGGCAATCGCGTTCTCAGGCATCCAAGGCAAGTGGTGCATTTGCATGGGATCCTGAAACCACTTTCGAGTCTCGCCACGGCGGGATCACGGCTGACGATTGCCGGATCGCAGCCTTAATCGGATCCGTTTATCACGGCAATGCGTACGGGAAAATCGCGGTCCGGGATGCCAGTGGAGAGCGGAATGCTGACTTTAAGGTGATCGCGCGTGGTCACGTGACCGGATTTCGTCACAGGCCACGCATCACACTTGAAGATGGAGCCTTCAGTCGACCCTTTCCGCAACGAAAATTGTCCCGGCAACCAAACTCAGCGATCGGTTTCCTGGGAGCTGGAGACCAGAAACAGCCCACATCGGGCCGGCGGAAAGCGCTTGCGACTGGTCCTCCGCGTGCGGCTGCCCGCAGCATGAATGAGCCTAAGCGGATCGCCGAAGAACGCCGGGACCTTGCCGAACACACACATCTCAACGGCGCGGAACATCGCGGCAGCAACGACCACCTGACAGGACAGCAGACCTCCCGGCATAAACCGGAACACAGCACCACCGCTTACCTGCAAGCCCAGTGGGAGAACCGCATAAGCTGGATGGAGTACGGCGTGAGCGAAGTCAGCCGCGAACTCAGGGAAGAGGATATCGCGGCATTCGCCTATGAACTCTGGCAACTCCGGGGCTGCCCCGAAGGCTCGCCGCAGGAAGACTGGTATCGCGCCGTCACAGCACTGAATTCGCGGACACAGACGCATTGA
- a CDS encoding dihydrolipoyl dehydrogenase family protein, with the protein MTRSEPQTEAYDLLVLGSGEAGKYIAWNEAASGRRTALIERRYIGGSCPNIACLPSKNIIYSASVAHLAGQAAQFGLHPAEPGVEMETVRGRKRTMVDGLIKVHEGRFARTGVELIRGEGRFSGPRTIEVALDGGGVRVLTAEHVVISTGSRASIDPIPGLVESAPLTHVEALELGVVPAKLVVLGGGYVGLELAQAFRRLGSEVTIVDRNQRLLSRVDEDVAEAVTRSFLREGIELVTGARVTQVEGRTGEQVVLYLEGGQGTPRVSGTHLLVATGRIPNTQGIGLEAAGVALTAAGFVQVDECLRTTAEGVFAVGDCAGSPHFTHVAFDDHRVVRETLAGRRRVTTGRLVPSCLFVDPELAQIGLSETEARKTNTPYRLLKLPMASVLRAVTTGHTEGFLKALVGVDDDRILGFTALGSSAGEMMATVQLAMSAGLPYTALRDSIFAHPTYSEGLVYLFSAAPTRVV; encoded by the coding sequence TTGACAAGAAGTGAACCCCAGACGGAAGCCTACGACCTGTTGGTGTTGGGCAGCGGCGAGGCCGGGAAGTACATTGCCTGGAACGAAGCAGCCTCGGGCCGGAGGACGGCGCTGATTGAGCGGCGCTACATTGGCGGGTCGTGCCCGAACATCGCCTGCCTGCCGAGCAAGAACATCATCTATTCGGCGAGTGTTGCCCATTTGGCGGGACAGGCGGCCCAGTTCGGGCTGCATCCGGCGGAACCGGGTGTCGAGATGGAGACCGTGCGCGGCCGCAAACGGACGATGGTTGACGGACTGATCAAAGTGCACGAGGGGCGGTTCGCCCGGACCGGTGTGGAGCTGATTCGCGGGGAGGGCCGGTTTAGCGGCCCCCGAACGATCGAGGTGGCCCTGGACGGCGGCGGGGTGCGTGTCCTGACGGCTGAGCATGTCGTGATCAGCACAGGGTCGAGGGCCTCGATCGACCCAATTCCCGGACTGGTGGAGAGCGCTCCGTTGACTCATGTGGAGGCTTTGGAGTTGGGCGTAGTCCCGGCGAAACTCGTGGTGCTTGGCGGCGGGTATGTCGGCCTGGAACTGGCGCAGGCATTCCGCCGGCTGGGCAGTGAGGTCACGATCGTGGACCGCAACCAGCGGCTGCTGTCGCGTGTGGATGAAGACGTGGCGGAGGCCGTGACTCGGTCGTTCCTGAGGGAGGGCATCGAACTGGTGACCGGGGCCCGGGTGACGCAGGTAGAGGGCCGCACAGGCGAGCAGGTGGTGCTGTACCTGGAAGGCGGGCAAGGAACGCCGCGGGTGAGCGGCACGCACCTGCTGGTCGCGACAGGCAGGATTCCGAATACCCAGGGGATCGGCCTGGAGGCGGCTGGGGTGGCACTGACAGCGGCGGGTTTCGTTCAGGTAGACGAATGCCTACGGACGACCGCCGAAGGCGTATTCGCGGTGGGGGACTGCGCCGGGAGCCCCCACTTCACGCACGTTGCCTTCGATGACCATCGGGTGGTCCGCGAGACTTTGGCCGGGCGGAGGCGCGTCACCACGGGCCGGCTTGTGCCCTCATGTTTGTTTGTGGACCCGGAACTGGCGCAAATTGGGCTAAGTGAGACTGAGGCCCGGAAGACGAACACACCGTACCGCCTGCTGAAGTTGCCGATGGCGTCGGTGCTGAGGGCCGTCACGACCGGGCACACGGAGGGTTTTCTCAAGGCGCTGGTCGGGGTGGACGATGACCGGATTCTGGGTTTCACGGCACTAGGTTCCAGTGCCGGCGAAATGATGGCTACCGTGCAACTCGCAATGAGCGCGGGGCTGCCCTATACAGCATTGCGTGACTCCATTTTCGCTCATCCAACCTATTCCGAAGGGCTGGTTTACCTGTTCTCGGCGGCACCCACGCGAGTTGTATGA
- a CDS encoding alpha/beta fold hydrolase produces the protein MMSPQTTLETGIPQISVHRVEADGVSVFYRAAGPVGAPVVLLLHGFPTSSFQFRTLMPLLASRYRVIAPDLPGFGFTEVPAERGYKYSFDALAGTLAAFTEALRLERFALYVFDYGAPTGFRLAMAQPERIAAIISQNGNAYEEGLSGAWAPLRHYWQAPTAENRQAVRAVFSPEGIRMQYTFGVPDPEVIAPEGYTLDAAMVGRPGNDEIQLDLFLDYASNVKLYPAFHEYFRRWQPPLLAVWGRNDPFFVPAGAEAYRRDNPNAVVQFVDTGHFALETHVVEIAAAMNEFLAAPLGGWGREAD, from the coding sequence ATGATGTCCCCTCAAACTACCTTGGAAACAGGCATACCCCAGATCTCGGTGCACCGTGTGGAAGCGGACGGCGTGAGTGTGTTTTACCGGGCAGCGGGTCCGGTTGGCGCTCCGGTGGTCTTGCTCCTGCATGGATTCCCCACTTCCTCGTTTCAGTTCCGGACGCTGATGCCGCTGCTGGCCAGCCGGTATCGGGTGATTGCCCCCGATCTTCCCGGCTTTGGATTTACAGAAGTGCCGGCAGAACGCGGGTACAAGTATTCCTTCGACGCGTTGGCCGGCACATTGGCGGCTTTCACGGAGGCCCTGCGGCTGGAGCGGTTCGCCCTTTATGTGTTCGACTATGGAGCGCCGACAGGCTTTCGCCTGGCGATGGCCCAGCCGGAGCGGATTGCCGCCATCATTTCGCAGAACGGGAATGCGTATGAAGAAGGCTTGAGCGGGGCGTGGGCGCCACTGCGGCACTACTGGCAGGCGCCGACAGCGGAGAACCGCCAGGCGGTCCGGGCGGTGTTCTCTCCGGAGGGCATCCGGATGCAATATACATTCGGGGTTCCCGATCCGGAAGTGATTGCGCCCGAAGGGTATACGCTGGATGCCGCCATGGTCGGGCGACCGGGCAATGACGAGATCCAGCTGGATCTGTTCCTGGACTATGCCAGCAACGTGAAGCTTTATCCGGCGTTCCACGAATATTTCCGAAGGTGGCAGCCTCCGTTATTGGCGGTCTGGGGCCGGAACGATCCGTTCTTCGTGCCCGCGGGGGCCGAAGCGTACCGGCGGGACAATCCGAATGCGGTGGTTCAGTTCGTGGACACAGGGCATTTCGCGCTGGAGACGCACGTTGTCGAGATTGCAGCGGCGATGAACGAATTCCTGGCGGCGCCTCTGGGCGGCTGGGGCAGGGAGGCTGATTGA
- a CDS encoding alpha/beta fold hydrolase, with protein sequence MPYITAGRENSGNINLYYEDHGSGQPVVLIHGYPLSGASWERQTAALLAKGYRVITYDRRGFGKSSQPASGYNYNTFAQDLRELVTQLELRDFVLAGFSMGGGEVARYLGVYGDAGVSKAVFISSVPPFLLKTADNPDGVDGSVFGAIQKEIVADRYAFFSSFFRNFYNADVLLGQRVSEQTVQASWNVAAGASATACLDCVATWHEDFRGDLARIKVPTLVIHGDSDRIVPITASGLLTVKLVAGARLYVVKDGPHCITWTHADDVNRELINFLGADAETVTGSGLSSATTA encoded by the coding sequence ATGCCCTACATCACTGCCGGCAGGGAAAACTCCGGCAACATTAACCTGTACTACGAAGATCACGGTTCGGGCCAGCCGGTCGTCCTGATCCACGGTTATCCATTGAGCGGCGCTTCGTGGGAGCGGCAGACGGCAGCGCTGTTGGCCAAGGGATACCGGGTGATCACCTACGACCGCCGCGGATTCGGCAAGTCCAGCCAGCCTGCATCCGGCTACAACTACAACACTTTCGCCCAGGATCTGCGTGAACTGGTGACGCAGTTGGAGCTGCGCGATTTTGTGCTGGCCGGTTTCTCCATGGGTGGGGGTGAAGTGGCCCGGTACCTGGGTGTGTATGGAGACGCGGGGGTCAGCAAGGCTGTCTTCATTTCCTCCGTGCCGCCTTTCCTGCTGAAGACTGCGGACAATCCTGACGGCGTGGATGGGTCGGTCTTCGGGGCTATCCAAAAAGAAATTGTGGCCGATCGCTACGCGTTCTTCAGTTCGTTCTTCCGCAACTTCTATAACGCGGATGTCCTGTTGGGGCAGCGCGTCAGCGAGCAGACGGTGCAGGCCAGCTGGAACGTCGCGGCCGGGGCTTCCGCAACGGCGTGCCTCGACTGCGTGGCGACGTGGCATGAAGATTTCCGGGGCGACCTAGCTCGAATCAAAGTGCCGACGCTGGTCATTCACGGGGATTCCGACCGTATTGTGCCGATCACGGCATCAGGACTGCTTACCGTCAAACTCGTTGCTGGTGCGCGTCTGTACGTAGTGAAGGATGGGCCCCACTGCATCACGTGGACCCATGCGGATGATGTGAATCGCGAGCTGATCAATTTCCTGGGTGCGGATGCCGAGACGGTTACCGGCTCCGGCCTGTCAAGCGCGACCACGGCTTGA
- a CDS encoding RNB domain-containing ribonuclease, whose protein sequence is MHDGEFDLAAAARQEMVHEGFDPDFPPGTDAQLAAVKARPAPAAMNGIRDLRHLQWSSIDNDTSRDLDQLEVAERVQAGIRVLIAIADVDSAVSSGTPIDGHAASQTTSVYTGIKTFPMLPEELSTDLTSLNEASDRLAMIVEMVVAGDGAIASSDIYRALVRNRAQLTYNAVGPWLEGTAGAPPKVTAQPELNSQIKLQDEAAQLLSRERHRLGALNIDRVEAEAILSGGRLQGINARGKNRATALIETFMIAANGVMAHTLLNAGAPSLRRVVKTPERWPRIVELAARYGETLPATADSGALNAFLERRRAADPVHFEDLSLAVVKLMGSGEYSFARPGDTNQGHFALAAHDYTHSTAPNRRFADLVTQRLMKCVLAGQAVPYSGEQLESIARNCTLRENAARKVERVMNKRIAAVALEHRIGETFAAVVTGVTPKGVFVRVLNPPVEGLLVRGQQGVDVGDQLKVKLVHTDPQLGHIDFAV, encoded by the coding sequence ATGCATGACGGTGAGTTCGACCTCGCGGCCGCCGCGCGGCAGGAGATGGTTCACGAAGGCTTCGATCCGGATTTCCCTCCTGGCACGGACGCCCAACTGGCGGCGGTGAAGGCGCGGCCCGCGCCGGCCGCGATGAACGGCATCCGCGATCTGCGCCATCTGCAGTGGTCGTCCATCGACAACGACACTTCGCGGGATCTGGATCAGTTGGAAGTCGCTGAACGCGTCCAGGCTGGTATTCGAGTGCTTATCGCCATAGCGGATGTCGACTCCGCCGTGTCCTCCGGCACCCCCATCGATGGGCATGCCGCGTCGCAGACGACATCAGTCTACACAGGCATCAAGACGTTTCCGATGCTGCCGGAAGAACTGTCGACCGATCTGACCTCTCTCAACGAGGCGTCCGATCGTCTGGCGATGATTGTGGAAATGGTGGTCGCCGGAGACGGAGCTATTGCCTCCAGTGACATCTATCGTGCCCTGGTGCGCAATCGCGCACAGTTGACCTACAACGCAGTGGGGCCCTGGCTGGAAGGCACGGCCGGAGCACCACCCAAAGTCACCGCCCAACCGGAGCTGAACTCACAAATCAAACTTCAGGATGAGGCCGCTCAACTGCTCTCTCGAGAACGTCATCGCCTGGGCGCTTTGAATATCGATCGTGTCGAGGCCGAGGCCATCCTTTCCGGCGGACGCCTGCAAGGAATCAACGCCCGCGGAAAGAACCGGGCCACTGCCCTGATCGAGACCTTCATGATTGCCGCCAACGGAGTCATGGCCCACACCCTGCTGAATGCCGGCGCTCCTTCCCTGCGGCGCGTCGTCAAGACCCCGGAGCGGTGGCCGCGCATCGTGGAACTCGCCGCCCGCTACGGCGAAACACTCCCGGCAACGGCGGATTCCGGAGCTCTCAACGCATTTCTGGAGAGGAGGAGGGCGGCCGACCCGGTCCACTTCGAGGACCTGTCCCTGGCGGTGGTCAAGCTGATGGGTTCTGGTGAATACTCCTTCGCCCGGCCCGGCGACACGAATCAGGGCCACTTCGCACTCGCCGCTCACGACTATACTCACTCCACGGCGCCGAACCGGCGTTTCGCTGATCTGGTAACACAACGTCTGATGAAATGCGTGCTGGCCGGCCAGGCCGTGCCCTATTCCGGCGAGCAACTGGAATCCATTGCAAGGAACTGCACCCTCCGCGAGAATGCTGCTCGCAAAGTGGAACGGGTGATGAACAAGCGCATTGCCGCAGTGGCGCTGGAGCATCGTATCGGGGAGACCTTCGCGGCGGTCGTAACGGGCGTGACACCGAAAGGCGTCTTCGTCCGCGTACTGAATCCACCGGTAGAGGGCTTGCTCGTTCGCGGCCAGCAGGGTGTGGATGTGGGTGACCAGCTAAAGGTGAAGCTCGTCCACACGGACCCGCAGCTCGGGCATATCGATTTCGCGGTGTAG